The sequence below is a genomic window from Streptomyces sp. NBC_00582.
CAGCAGCCCCCACACGCTCAGCCAGGCACGCATCCGCAGTGCACTGCGCGCGGTCGTCGGCTCACTGCCCGTACGCATCGGGATCACCACTCCTCCCTTGAAACGTACTCTTCCACCCGTCCGCTCGAAAGGGTGAACCTGTGCGAGAGGGGAACGGCTGACCGGAAGCGGGCCGTTGGACGGGCATGCGACTCGAAATGCGACAGGGATACGCGGGCACGGGCCCCGGAGCGATCACCCCGGACGGCTGTGCGGTCGAGCTCTACTCACGCCTGCCGGTGAGGGACGAACCGGACATCATCCGCGCGGCGGTGCCCGCCGGCGCGCACATCCTCGAACTCGGCAGCGGAGTGGGACGCGTGACCCACGCCCTGCTGGAACACGGCTTCACGGTCACCGCGGTGGACGAGTCCGCCGAGATGCTGGAGCGCGTCCGAGGGGCGCGCACCTTATGCGCCCCGATAGAGACCCTCGACCTGGGCGAGACCTTCGACGTGGTCATGCTCGCCTCGTTCCTCGTGCACAGCGGGGACATCGAGGTCCGCCGGGGCATGCTGCGCGCCTGCGCGCGGCACGTGGCCGACGGGGGGTGCGTACTGATCCAGCGCGAGGGCGCCGACTACCACTCCGGCCTCCCGCGCGAACGGGTCGACCCGAGCGGCTTCACCCTGCGGATGGTGTCCTCTGAGCCGATCGGGGACGGCGTCCACTCGGTCCGCGCGGAGTACGTGTTCCCGGACGCGACCTGGACGCAGACCTTCCTGGCCAGACCCCTCACCAAGGCCCGGTTCGAGGAGGCGCTGGCCGAGGCGGGTCTCAGGGTGGACCGGTATCTGACGCAGGACGGGATCTGGGTGCGGGCGGTGCGGGCGCGGGAGTGACGAGGGCGCGGTGCGGGCGCGCCGGTCGCCGTCCTGGCAAGATACCGGGCATGGAACGTGTGCTGGGGATCGGTGGGTACTTCATCAGGGCAGCCGACCCCGCGGCCCTGTCCGCCTGGTACCGGGAGTGTCTGGGCCTGGACGTCGACGAGCACGGCCTGTGGCGTCAGGAGGCCGGGGCGACGGTGTTCGCGACGTTCGAGTCAGGGACCGACTACTTCGGCTCCCGCACCCAGCAGACCATGCTCAACTTCCGGGTCCGCGACCTGGACGCGATGCTCGCGCAGTTGCGCGCCCGGGGAGCGGACGTGGCCGAGGAGACCCAGGACATGGAGGGCGTCGGCCGCTTCGGCTGGGTCACCGATCCCGAGGGCCGTCGGATCGAGCTGTGGCAGCCCGCCTGACCACCGCCCGGCCACCGGCCGTACGGTGGAGACATGGTCGCCCCACAGGGTCTCGGCGGGCTCGACCGGCGGGTCGCGGGCTGCCGGGCGTGCCCCCGGCTGGTGGCGTGGCGTGAGGAGGTGGCCCGTACCAGGCGGGCGGCCTTCGCCGACTGGACGTACTGGGGCCGCCCGGTCCCCGGCTTCGGCCCGTCGGACGCCCGGCTGCTGATCGTGGGGCTCGCCCCTGCGGCGCACGGCGGCAACCGCACCGGCCGTATGTTCACCGGGGACCGCTCCGGGGACGTGCTGTACCGGGCGCTGTACGAGGTGGGGCTCGCCTCGCAGCCCACCTCCGTCTCCGCCGACGACGGGCTCCAGCTGTACGGGGTCCGGGTGACGGCGCCGGTGCACTGCGCACCGCCCGCCAACAAGCCCACCCCCAAGGAGCGGGACACCTGCCGCTCCTGGCTCGTGCAGGAACTGCGGCTGCTGCGGCCCTCGCTGCGCGCGGCCGTCGTCCTCGGCGCGTTCGGCTGGCAGGCCGCACTGCCCGCGTTCGCCGCGGCGGGGTGGACGGTGCCCCGGCCTCGGCCGGTCTTCGGGCACGGGTCTCATGTGTCGTTGGCCGGGGCGGAAACGGACGGTGAGGCGCTGGAGCTGTTCGGCTGCTTCCACGTCAGCCAGCGCAACACCTTCACCGGTCGGCTCACCCCCGACATGCTGAGCGCCGTCCTGCGGACGGCGGCCGACGCGGCGGGGCTGCCGGACCGGTGACGGCGGCGGCAATGGGCGCGACGTGGGCGGCAGTTGACGCCTAGGGTGCCCGGATGAGCCTGTATTCGGAGATCGAACCGTACGAGAACGGCCTGCTCGATGTGGGGGACGGGAACCGCGTGTACTGGGAGACCTGCGGGAATCCGCGGGGCAAGCCGGCACTGGTGCTGCACGGGGGCCCGGGATCGGGGGCGAGCGCGTGGGCGCGGCAGCTGTTCGACCCGCGGGCGTACCGGATCGTGCTGCTCGACCAGCGGGGCTGCGGGCGCTCCACACCGCACGCGAGCGTGTACGACACCGATATGAGCGTCAACACGACGGCTCACCTCATGGCCGACCTGGAGCTGCTGCGGGAGCGGCTGGGGATCGAGCGGTGGCTGGTGTGGGGTGTGTCATGGGGGTCGGTGCTGGCGTTGCGGTATGCGCAGACGCATCCCGGGGTGGTCAGCGAGCTGGTGCTGACCGGGGTGGCCACCGGGTCGGACGCGGAGGTGGAGCTGCTGACGAGGGGGATCGGGAAGTTCTTCCCGGAGGCCTTCGCACGGTTCCTGGAAGGGCTGCCGGAGGGGGCGGCGCGGGAGGGGAGTCTGCCGGCCGCGTACAACCGGCTGCTGGAGTCGCCCGATCCGCAGGTGCGGGAGCGGGCGGCGCGGGCGTGGACCGACTGGGAGACGGCGATCATCCCGGCGCCGCCGCGCTCGGTGGAGCGGTACGAGGATCCGGTGTTCCGCAGCGGGTTCGCCCGTACCGTCACCCACTACTGGGCCAATGGTCACTTCCTGGGCGAGGAGGGGGAGGAGGGAGGTGTGGTCCTGCGCGACGCGCATCTCCTCAAGGGCATCCCCGGCACCCTCGTCCAGGGCAGCCTCGACCTCGGCAACCTGGTCGGCGTCGTCTGGCGGCTCCACCACGCCTGGCCCGGAAGCGAGTTGGTTATCGTGGACCAGGCCGGACACAACGCGAGCGCTCCGGGCATCACGGAGGCGCTGGTGGCGGCGACGGACGGATACGCCCGCCGCTGACCCGCCCCGGGGGAGGGGAGGGGGCGTCGGCGACCGGCCGCCGCCCCGCCCGGATCACACTGTCCGGGCTCCCCGGATCACACTGTCCGGGCTCCCCGGATCACACCGTCCGGGCTCCCCGGATCACACGATCCGGGCCGCCGACACCGGCCGGTCCGACACCGGCCAGGTGTTCGTCGACTTGGACGAGTTGACGCTCCAGCGGTAGCGGGAGAACTCGCCGGTGGTGTCGGAGGCGTAGAACATCATGTGACCGATGCCGACGCCCTGGAAGTTCTCGCCTTCGACCGTGCTCACCATGCGGGTGTCCGGGTACTTGGGGTAGTTGGTCAGGCCGTACACGCCGTGCGGCTCGGCGGTGCAGTCGACGACCTCGACGGCGTACTGCGTCTCGCCGCTGAAGTCCGCCACCCCGCTGAAGACGCCCTTGACCTCGCGGACCATGACGATGTGCCCGGTGTTGTTCTCCACCGTGCCCTGGTAGTCGACGGCGATCAGGTCTCCCGGCAGCAGGTCGGCGACCTTGCGGATGCGCTGGAAGCGGGGGCCGCCCGTGCCGTCGGTGAAGGCCTTGCGGTAGTCGGCGGCCTCCGGGACGCGGTCCTGGAAGTACTGGCGGAAGTAGTCGTCCGTGGCCCATCCGTAGGTGTGCCGCAGTACCCAGGTGAGGAACGACGAGCAGCGCGCGTGGGCGATCCAGCTCGCCGGGTCGTCGGGGGTGCCCCAGGTGACGGTCGAGGGGGAGCCGATCAGGTAGACGTTGTTGGCGCGGGCCGTCCGCCCGCTGATCAGGGAGACCTCGTCGGCGGTGAGGGCGCGGCCGTAGGCGCGGACGTCGTCGACGGAGCCCTTGAAGCGGTTCACGTACGCCCCGTCCCAGCGGGCCCGGCCGATGCTGAAGCCCTGGCCGGCGGCCCAGGACAGGGCCGCGTCGGCGCTGCCTTCGAGGGTGCCGTCGACGTAGAGGTGGACGCGGGTGCCGTCCCAGACGCCGGTCAGATGGGTCCAGCGGCCGAGGACCGGGGTCGTGGTGGCGAGGGCGGAGATCTTGACGCTCTGGTCCTCGGCGCGGACCTTGAAGGCCCAGGTGGCGGCCGCGTCGTCGTACTGGAGCAGGAAGCGGCTGCAGCGGGTGCCGTCCTGGCTGACGGCGGTGTACATGTTCCCGCGGTCGGCGTCGGGGGCGAGGCGTACCCAGGCCGAGACGGTGAAGGGGGCGGTGGTGTCCAGGACGGAGGTGGTGGCGGCGTACGCCCCGGAGGTGCCGTCGAGGCCGAGTTCGCCGCCGGCCCGCAGGGCCGACCAGGTCGCGCCGGTGCCGAGCGTGAGGGGCCGGTCGCGGCCGGAGCGGTCGGCGCCCGAGCCGTCCAGCGGCCAGTGTCCGGTGAGTCCGGCGGGCAGATGCCCGGCCGCCAGCAACCGCTGGTACTGCACCATCCGCTCGGCTTCGAGCAGGTGCGGGGCGGCGACCGGGGTGAACGGGGTGTCGAGCGGGGCGTCGGCGGTGGCGCTTCCCGCGCCACCGATCACCCCGGTCATCGCGCCCGCCCCCACGAGTGCGGCTCCGCTCAACAGCCCGCGTCTGCTGACCATGTTCCTCTTCTCCTCCCGTTGGGTGTCCGGAGGAGAGTTTATTGATCGTGCTCGGTCGGTTGTTCGAGGTCGCCGAAGAGGTGCCGCACGGTGGAGCGGTAGTTGGCCTGGACGTGGCGCAGGGCGTGGGCGCGGGCCCGGTCGGGGTCGCCGGAGGCGAGGGCGTCGTACAGTTCGCGGTGTTCGGCGAGGAGCCGGGGCCACTCCTCGTTCTGCCTGGTGAGCCAGCGCATCCGGCCGTCGACGGGTTCCATGACCGAGATCAGCAGGCTGTTGCCCGCCATGGCGAGGATGGCGTCGTGGAAGCGGGTGTTGATGTCGGTGATCGTCTCGGCGTCCCCGGCGGCGGTGGCCGTGGCCGCCTGGTCGAGGAGCCCGCGCAGTTCGGCCAGCACCTCCTCGGTGGCCCGGGAGGCGGCCAGTCCGGCCGCGTACACCTCCAACGCCTCACGCAGCTCGAAGAGTTCCTTGACGTCGTCGGGGGTGAGGCGGCGTACGACGGTGCGGCGCGCCGACTCGAAGAGGACGAAGCCCTCGGCGACCAGGGAGCGGATGGCCTCGCGGACCGGTACCCGTGAGACGCCGAACCGCTCGGCCAGCTCCCGCTCGACGAGCCGGTCGCCGGGACGCAGACGGCCCGCGATGATGTCCTGCCGCAGGGTGGCCAGGACGCGTTCGCGCACCGCTCCGAGGGGTTCGATCTTCGTCGTGGGGCTCATGGGGCCATCTTCGCCGACCCGGGGGTGCTTTTACCGAGCCGTAACGGGACGGACATCGGTCAGAACGCTTGACGGGAGGAGCATGACCGCAGTTTGGTATACCAAACGCGGATTCCAGAGCAGGACATCCACTTCATGGAGGCCCCGTGTCCCTTGCCGACAGCGCCGAAGCCACCGGCGCGCCAGCATTCGTTCCCGACCCCCGGCTCACCAACGAAGACCTCGCCCCCGCCGAGAAGCGCAACTGGAAGGTCTTCGACCTCTTCGCCATGTGGATGTCAGACGTCCACAACCTCGGCAACTACACGTTCGCGGCCGGTCTGCTGGTCCTCGGCATGAACGTCTGGCAGATCTTCACCTCCCTCCTCGTCGGCTTCGTGCTCATCTACATCGGTATGAACTGGATGGGCAGGATCGGTCAGCGTCACGGCGTGCCCTTCCCGGTCGTCAGCCGGATCAGCTTCGGCGTCTGGGGCGCCAACGTCCCCGCCCTGATCCGGGCCGTGATCGCCATCATGTGGTACGGCATCCAGACCTACCTGGCCTCCGTCGCCGTCAACGTGATGCTGCTGGCGGCCTGGCCCGGCCTGGAGTCCTGGACGCACAGCTCCTTCCTCGGCCTCGACGCCCTCGGCTGGGTCTCCTTCCTCTCCCTCTGGCTGATCCAGGCGCTGATCATCAGCCAGGGCATGGAGTCCGTGCGCAAGTTCCAGGACTTCTGCGGTCCCGCGATCTGGCTGGTGATGATCGCGCTGGCGGTCTGGGTGCTGGCCAAGGCCGACTGGACCATCTCGCTCACCACCACCCCGCACCCGGTCTCCGTCGGTGAGCAGTGGCGGCAGTGGTTCGGCGCGATCGGACTGATCCTCGCCACCTACGGCACGCTGATGCTCAACTTCTGCGACTTCTCCCGCTTCGCGCCCGACTACAAGACCGTACGACGCGGCAACTTCTGGGGCCTGCCCATCAACTCGACCGCCTTCGTGGTCGTGTCGGTCATCGTGACGGCCGGCTCGCTGGAGGTGTTCGGCGAGGCCATCACCGACCCCGCGGAACTGGTCGCCAGGGTCGGCAACACCTGGGTGATGGTGCTGGGCGCGCTGACCTTCGCCATCGCCACCATGGGCGTCAACATCGTCGCCAACTTCGTCTCCCCGGCGTACGACCTCGCCAACGTCTGGCCGCAGAAGATCACCTTCAAGGTCGGCGGCATGATCAGCACCGTCGCCGCGCTGGTCGTCACCCCCTGGAACCTCTTCTCCAACCCCACCGTCGTCAACTACTTCCTCGGCGGTCTCGGCGCCTTCCTCGGCCCGCTGTTCGGCGTGATCATGGTCGACTACTACCTGGTCAAGCGCGGCCGCGTCGACGTGAACGAACTGTTCGACGCCACCCCCGGCTCCCGCTACTACTACCGCAAGGGCGTCAACCCCAAGGCGCTGTGGGCGTTCCTGCCCTCCGCCGGGGTCGCCGCGGTGCTCGCGCTGGTGAAGACCTTCAGCGACGTCGCCCCCTACTCGTGGTTCATCGGTACGGCCCTCGCGGCCGGCCTCTACGTCCTGCTGACCCGCACCGAGCGGGCGGCCGTCCCCGAACAGCCCGCGGAGGTCTGAGAAGCGTGCGGAACGTACGGATCGTCGTCACCAACTGCAACACCACGCAGGAGATGACCGAGGAGATCGTGCGAGGTGCCCGGGCCGCGGCAGGCCCGGGCACCGCCGTGCTCGGCCTCACCCCCGCCTGGGGGCCCGAGTCGGCGGAGGGCTGGCTGGACAGCTACCTCTCGGCGGCGGCCGTCATCGACACCCTGCGCACCTACGACGGCCCGTCCTACGACGCCGTCGTCATGGCCGGCTTCGGTGAGCACGGCCGCGAAGGCGTCCGGGAACTGGTGGACGTGCCCGTCGTCGACATCACCGAGGCCGCCGCCCACCTCGCCTGCCTCCTCGGCCGCCGCTACGGCGTCGTCACCACCCTGGAGCGCTCCTGCGGCCAGATCGAGGACAGCCTGGAACTCGCCGGAGTCGGCCGCAACTGCGCCGCCGTCGTCGGCACCGGCCTCGGTGTCCTCGACCTCGGCGACGAGGAACGCACCGAGGCGGCGTTCCTCACGGCCGCCGAGAGCGCGCGGGACGCGGGAGCCGAGGTCCTGGTCCTCGGATGCGCCGGAATGACGGGCCTGCAGACGAAGCTGTCCGAGAAACTGGGCGTGCCCGTCGTGGACGGGGTGGGGGCCGCCGTGAAGCTGGCGGAGTCACTGGTGGGCCTGGGCCTGACGACCAGCCGCGCGGGGGCCTTCGCGCGGCCGGTGCCGAAGAGACGGGTGTGGGGCAGGCCCTGATTCCGCCGAGGGCGCACGGCAGGCGACAACCGTTCGACATCGGCCGCGCCGCCCCGCCACCCTGGCCACCCGGAGCCGCACCCCAGCCTGGAGACCGATGTCCGTGCCCGCCCTGAGCGACGCCGCCTTCCTCGACGCCACCGCCGACCGTCTCGCAGCCCTCCCCGGGGTTCGGGCCGTGGCGCTCGGTGGTTCCCGGGCCCAGGGAACGCACCGGCCCGGCAGCGACTGGGACCTCGCCGTCCACTACCGGGGGCCGTTCGACCCGGACGACCTGCGGGCCGTCGGCTGGGAGGGCGAGGTCTCCGAGATCGGCGGGTGGGGCGGCGGGGTGTTCAACGGGGGCGCCTGGCTCACCGTCGACGGGCGGCGCGTCGACGTGCACTACCGGGACCTCGACGTCGTGGAGCACCAGTGCGCCGAGGCCGAGCGGGGGCGCTTCCGGGTGGAGCCGCTGCTGTTCCATCTCGCGGGGATACCCACCTGTCTCCTCCTCGCCGAGCTGGCCGTCAACCGGGTCCTGCGCGGTGAGCTGCGGCAACCCCCCGCCTACCCCGCACCGCTCCGCCGTACCGCGCCCGACCGCTGGTACGGCACCGCCCGCGCCACCCTCGGCTACGCCCGGGCCCACCACGCCCCCGCCGGCCGGCGGACCGAGACCGCCGGAGCGCTCGCCGTCGCGGCCGCACAGACGGCGCACGCGGTGCTCGCGGCCCGCGGGGAGTGGGTGACGAACGAGAAACGGCTGCTGGAAAGGGCCGGGCTGCGGCAGGCCGACCAACTCCTCCGCCTTCTCGGCACCGCGGAATCCGACGCGCTGGTGAGCGTGGTGGAGCGGGCCTCGGACCTCTTCGAGGAATGCGTACGGGCCGCCTTGAAGCACGTCCCCGAATAATCGTTGGAAGGGGCGAGTTGCCGTTGCTACGGTCTTTCCGTGGCGAAACTCAATCAGATCATCGCAGTCGAGAAGGGCATCAAGTCCAAGGCTCACCAGGACCTGACCGCGGCACACCACGGGCTGCAGAAGCCCGCGTTGCTGGCCGGTATCTCGCGTACCTACCAGCCCAAGGACGAGGAGGGCGAGCAACTGCCGCCCGAGTCGACGCGCGTACAGGTGCAGGCCGAGGACGTGCTGCGGGAGACCGCGGCCACGCTGACCCGGCTGTTCGACGTGACCGCCACGAAGGACTGGGCCAACTGCACCGCCCGCGCCGATGTGAAGGTCGACGGCCGGGTCCTCGTCGCCGACGTGCCCGTGTCCTACCTGCTCTTCCTGGAGAAGCAGCTCGTCGACCTCCACACCTTCGTACGGAAGCTGCCGGTCCTCGACGCCTCCGAGTCCTGGGTGCGGGACCCCTCCACCGACGCCTGGAAGACCGAGCCGGTGCGGACCCTGCGCACCAGGAAGGTGCCCCGCAACCATGTGAAGGCGGAGGCCACCGAGAAGCACCCGGCGCAGGTCGAGGTGTACTACGAGGACGTGCCGGTCGGTTACTGGACGACCGTGAAGTTCTCCGGAGCCCTTCCCGCCCGCCGGATCAACGAAATCCTGACCCGGGTCGAGAAACTGCAGCAGGCCGTGAAATTCGCCCGCGAAGAGGCGAACGGCGTCGACGTCGTCGACCAGCGCGTCGGTGACGCGTTTTTCGGTTACCTCTTCGAGTAACCGTTTCGAAACTCCCCGGCCTTTCGCGGCCGGGGTGCGCGAGGAGCGCAAAGCTGAAGCTGAAGCCTGTCGTGACGATCACCAATGATCGGTGATCACTGAATCTCAGACTCTCGCTCCAGACTCAGCATTCGCCGCCGATCGCCGGATCGACCGGGCCCAGGGCCCCGGACGTCGAAGTGCTGGTTCAAGTCCAGCCCGCGCAGCTCGATGCGCGGTGGTCCAAAGGCAGGACGCGACGACATCAGACTCACCTGGGTCCTCAAGCGTGCCGGCGTGCCACATGGGCGGCCTCACCAGGGGCCGGGGGCAGGCTACGCCTCCGGTCCCGCTCCCGTTTCCGGCATTGCGTTCATAAAGAAAGCGGGATCCGGCGCAGACGTCACCTCGCCGAAACGCCGCAGCGCCACGATCCCCGCGACCACCCCCTACCGTGGACACCACAGCTCACCGCTGACCGCCCCGGCCGCCGTCGCCCGAAGGCACACCCGCCCTCGCCACGACAGGAGCCCCGTGTCCCCGCGTTCCGCCGTTGCCGATCGCACCGTCCTGCCGCCCTGGCTCGCCCACGCCCTGCGGGCCCAGCGCGGACCCGTCCCCTGGAGCGCGGTCACCCGCGGCGCACTCGCGGCCGGACCGCTCCTGCTGGTCGCGGTCCTCACCGACCACGTCTCCCTCGGCGTCGTCGCCGCCATCGCCGCGATGCTCGCCGGGATCAACGACCGCCCCGGCAGCCGACGGGCCGCCGTCAAACGGCTCGGGGTACCCGCGCTCGCGGGCGCGGGCGGGATGCTCGTCGGGACATACGTCGGCGGCCAGGTGGGCGCCGTCGCGCTGACCGCCGTACTGACCGCCCTCGGCCTCCTCGCCGGCGGGATGAGCGCCATCGGGCCCGTCGCCTCGGGAGCCGGGACACAGCTCCTCGTCGCGGCGGCCGTCGGCGCCGGAATGCCCGTGCCCGAAGCCGGATGGATCCGCGCCCTCGCCTTTCTCGCCGGCGCCGGCTGGCTGCTCACCCTGCGCCTCGCACTGCCCACACCCGGCGCGCTGACCGGCGACTTCCGCTTCGACGGCGAGCGCGCCGCGGTCGCCGGGGTCTACGACGCCGTCGCCGACCTCCTCGACGCCGCCGGCACCGAACACGCCACCGCCCGCCGCGCCGCCCTCACCGCCGCCCTCGACCACGCCCAGGACGCCCTCACCGGCCCCCGCCTGCGCCGCTGCGCCGGCTCCGCCGCCGAACGCCGGCTGCACGCCCAGTACGCCGCCGCGCTGCCCCTCGCCGAGGCCGCGACCGCCCTCGCCTGGGCCGGGGACCCCGTCTGCGAACGCGCCACCGAAGGGCCCCGGCGCCTCGCCG
It includes:
- a CDS encoding VOC family protein; protein product: MERVLGIGGYFIRAADPAALSAWYRECLGLDVDEHGLWRQEAGATVFATFESGTDYFGSRTQQTMLNFRVRDLDAMLAQLRARGADVAEETQDMEGVGRFGWVTDPEGRRIELWQPA
- a CDS encoding class I SAM-dependent methyltransferase, which translates into the protein MRQGYAGTGPGAITPDGCAVELYSRLPVRDEPDIIRAAVPAGAHILELGSGVGRVTHALLEHGFTVTAVDESAEMLERVRGARTLCAPIETLDLGETFDVVMLASFLVHSGDIEVRRGMLRACARHVADGGCVLIQREGADYHSGLPRERVDPSGFTLRMVSSEPIGDGVHSVRAEYVFPDATWTQTFLARPLTKARFEEALAEAGLRVDRYLTQDGIWVRAVRARE
- a CDS encoding aspartate/glutamate racemase family protein, with the protein product MTEEIVRGARAAAGPGTAVLGLTPAWGPESAEGWLDSYLSAAAVIDTLRTYDGPSYDAVVMAGFGEHGREGVRELVDVPVVDITEAAAHLACLLGRRYGVVTTLERSCGQIEDSLELAGVGRNCAAVVGTGLGVLDLGDEERTEAAFLTAAESARDAGAEVLVLGCAGMTGLQTKLSEKLGVPVVDGVGAAVKLAESLVGLGLTTSRAGAFARPVPKRRVWGRP
- a CDS encoding GntR family transcriptional regulator; its protein translation is MSPTTKIEPLGAVRERVLATLRQDIIAGRLRPGDRLVERELAERFGVSRVPVREAIRSLVAEGFVLFESARRTVVRRLTPDDVKELFELREALEVYAAGLAASRATEEVLAELRGLLDQAATATAAGDAETITDINTRFHDAILAMAGNSLLISVMEPVDGRMRWLTRQNEEWPRLLAEHRELYDALASGDPDRARAHALRHVQANYRSTVRHLFGDLEQPTEHDQ
- the pip gene encoding prolyl aminopeptidase — encoded protein: MSLYSEIEPYENGLLDVGDGNRVYWETCGNPRGKPALVLHGGPGSGASAWARQLFDPRAYRIVLLDQRGCGRSTPHASVYDTDMSVNTTAHLMADLELLRERLGIERWLVWGVSWGSVLALRYAQTHPGVVSELVLTGVATGSDAEVELLTRGIGKFFPEAFARFLEGLPEGAAREGSLPAAYNRLLESPDPQVRERAARAWTDWETAIIPAPPRSVERYEDPVFRSGFARTVTHYWANGHFLGEEGEEGGVVLRDAHLLKGIPGTLVQGSLDLGNLVGVVWRLHHAWPGSELVIVDQAGHNASAPGITEALVAATDGYARR
- a CDS encoding uracil-DNA glycosylase; amino-acid sequence: MVAPQGLGGLDRRVAGCRACPRLVAWREEVARTRRAAFADWTYWGRPVPGFGPSDARLLIVGLAPAAHGGNRTGRMFTGDRSGDVLYRALYEVGLASQPTSVSADDGLQLYGVRVTAPVHCAPPANKPTPKERDTCRSWLVQELRLLRPSLRAAVVLGAFGWQAALPAFAAAGWTVPRPRPVFGHGSHVSLAGAETDGEALELFGCFHVSQRNTFTGRLTPDMLSAVLRTAADAAGLPDR
- a CDS encoding nucleotidyltransferase family protein; translation: MSVPALSDAAFLDATADRLAALPGVRAVALGGSRAQGTHRPGSDWDLAVHYRGPFDPDDLRAVGWEGEVSEIGGWGGGVFNGGAWLTVDGRRVDVHYRDLDVVEHQCAEAERGRFRVEPLLFHLAGIPTCLLLAELAVNRVLRGELRQPPAYPAPLRRTAPDRWYGTARATLGYARAHHAPAGRRTETAGALAVAAAQTAHAVLAARGEWVTNEKRLLERAGLRQADQLLRLLGTAESDALVSVVERASDLFEECVRAALKHVPE
- a CDS encoding NCS1 family nucleobase:cation symporter-1; protein product: MSLADSAEATGAPAFVPDPRLTNEDLAPAEKRNWKVFDLFAMWMSDVHNLGNYTFAAGLLVLGMNVWQIFTSLLVGFVLIYIGMNWMGRIGQRHGVPFPVVSRISFGVWGANVPALIRAVIAIMWYGIQTYLASVAVNVMLLAAWPGLESWTHSSFLGLDALGWVSFLSLWLIQALIISQGMESVRKFQDFCGPAIWLVMIALAVWVLAKADWTISLTTTPHPVSVGEQWRQWFGAIGLILATYGTLMLNFCDFSRFAPDYKTVRRGNFWGLPINSTAFVVVSVIVTAGSLEVFGEAITDPAELVARVGNTWVMVLGALTFAIATMGVNIVANFVSPAYDLANVWPQKITFKVGGMISTVAALVVTPWNLFSNPTVVNYFLGGLGAFLGPLFGVIMVDYYLVKRGRVDVNELFDATPGSRYYYRKGVNPKALWAFLPSAGVAAVLALVKTFSDVAPYSWFIGTALAAGLYVLLTRTERAAVPEQPAEV
- a CDS encoding LamG domain-containing protein, which encodes MVSRRGLLSGAALVGAGAMTGVIGGAGSATADAPLDTPFTPVAAPHLLEAERMVQYQRLLAAGHLPAGLTGHWPLDGSGADRSGRDRPLTLGTGATWSALRAGGELGLDGTSGAYAATTSVLDTTAPFTVSAWVRLAPDADRGNMYTAVSQDGTRCSRFLLQYDDAAATWAFKVRAEDQSVKISALATTTPVLGRWTHLTGVWDGTRVHLYVDGTLEGSADAALSWAAGQGFSIGRARWDGAYVNRFKGSVDDVRAYGRALTADEVSLISGRTARANNVYLIGSPSTVTWGTPDDPASWIAHARCSSFLTWVLRHTYGWATDDYFRQYFQDRVPEAADYRKAFTDGTGGPRFQRIRKVADLLPGDLIAVDYQGTVENNTGHIVMVREVKGVFSGVADFSGETQYAVEVVDCTAEPHGVYGLTNYPKYPDTRMVSTVEGENFQGVGIGHMMFYASDTTGEFSRYRWSVNSSKSTNTWPVSDRPVSAARIV
- a CDS encoding DUF7873 family protein, yielding MAKLNQIIAVEKGIKSKAHQDLTAAHHGLQKPALLAGISRTYQPKDEEGEQLPPESTRVQVQAEDVLRETAATLTRLFDVTATKDWANCTARADVKVDGRVLVADVPVSYLLFLEKQLVDLHTFVRKLPVLDASESWVRDPSTDAWKTEPVRTLRTRKVPRNHVKAEATEKHPAQVEVYYEDVPVGYWTTVKFSGALPARRINEILTRVEKLQQAVKFAREEANGVDVVDQRVGDAFFGYLFE